Proteins encoded together in one Bradyrhizobium sp. CB82 window:
- a CDS encoding MFS transporter — translation MRLPFFYGWVVVAVTFVTMAVGVNARTAFSLFYPPILSEFGWERGVTAGAFSFGFVASSVASPLIGRLMDIAGPRAVMEVGVALMGGGLLLAPLTSQPWHLYVTIGVMVGAGSVCLGYSGQSLFLPNWFIRKRGFAIGIAFAGVGIGSVTLLPWAQHMIEQSGWRTACTALGLLVLIALAPINLLLRRRPEDLGLQADGDAAPSASAAKPVSNIVDPVWAGTDWTLKRALGTARFWWIALGYFCGLYIWYAVQVHQTKFLLDIGFSPSVAVWALGIVSLLGIPGQILLGHVSDRIGRELVWAASCAGFAICFAALIALRYQPSLWLVYVMVFAQGALGYGLTSIMGAVVFEIFQGRHQGSIFGTIMLAALAGGAAGPWVTGFLYDLEGNYTLAFAIAAVLSGLSALSIWQAAPGKVRAVAGRLHRAQRGAVSGQRVSS, via the coding sequence ATGCGGCTTCCGTTCTTCTATGGCTGGGTCGTCGTCGCGGTGACCTTCGTCACCATGGCCGTGGGGGTCAATGCGCGCACCGCGTTCTCGCTGTTCTATCCGCCGATCCTCTCCGAGTTCGGCTGGGAGCGCGGCGTCACCGCGGGCGCCTTCTCATTCGGCTTCGTGGCCTCTAGCGTGGCCAGCCCGCTGATCGGCCGGCTGATGGACATCGCCGGGCCGCGCGCGGTGATGGAGGTCGGCGTCGCGCTGATGGGTGGCGGACTGCTGCTCGCGCCGCTCACCAGCCAACCCTGGCATCTCTATGTCACCATCGGCGTCATGGTCGGTGCCGGCAGCGTCTGCCTCGGCTATTCCGGCCAGTCGCTGTTCCTGCCGAACTGGTTCATCCGCAAGCGCGGCTTCGCCATCGGGATTGCCTTTGCCGGCGTCGGCATCGGCTCGGTGACGCTGCTGCCCTGGGCGCAGCACATGATCGAGCAGAGCGGATGGCGCACCGCCTGCACCGCGCTGGGACTTTTGGTCCTGATCGCGCTGGCACCGATCAACCTGCTGCTGCGCAGGCGACCGGAGGATCTCGGCTTGCAGGCGGATGGCGACGCTGCACCGTCGGCGAGCGCGGCAAAGCCCGTTTCCAATATCGTCGATCCCGTCTGGGCCGGCACCGACTGGACTCTGAAGCGGGCGCTCGGCACGGCGCGGTTCTGGTGGATCGCGCTCGGCTATTTCTGCGGCCTGTACATCTGGTACGCGGTGCAGGTGCATCAGACCAAATTTCTGCTCGACATCGGATTCAGCCCGAGCGTCGCGGTGTGGGCGCTCGGAATCGTCAGCCTGCTCGGCATTCCCGGGCAAATCCTGCTTGGCCATGTCTCCGACCGGATCGGCCGGGAGTTGGTCTGGGCGGCAAGCTGCGCGGGCTTTGCGATCTGCTTTGCGGCGCTGATCGCGCTGCGATACCAGCCGTCGCTGTGGCTCGTCTACGTCATGGTGTTTGCGCAAGGCGCGCTCGGCTACGGGCTGACGTCGATCATGGGCGCGGTGGTGTTCGAGATCTTCCAGGGCAGGCACCAGGGCAGCATCTTCGGCACGATCATGCTCGCTGCGCTCGCTGGCGGGGCGGCGGGTCCCTGGGTGACCGGATTCCTCTATGATCTCGAAGGCAACTACACGCTCGCCTTTGCCATCGCGGCGGTCCTCAGCGGATTGTCGGCGCTGTCGATCTGGCAGGCCGCACCAGGCAAGGTGCGGGCCGTGGCCGGCCGGCTGCACAGGGCGCAGCGCGGGGCTGTTTCCGGCCAGCGAGTGTCATCCTAA
- a CDS encoding TetR/AcrR family transcriptional regulator codes for MSRLRTRPTRDDTRDKLFDAAARVFEQEGIGAASIEAIAAAAGFTRGAFYSNFKSKDELIIAMLEDHVEQSVRRNLDLLAQHTDLDDFIAALRAMDRSRQDPLGRSPLLHMEMILYVARAEKRRPELAKRLRARRKLVADIVAGAQVGGMKVKDPSWAAAVVLALEDGFRLHRLIDPDTTPADSFLRAIGDLRRAMGPSSR; via the coding sequence ATGTCAAGGCTGAGGACCAGGCCGACCAGGGACGACACGCGCGACAAGCTGTTCGACGCGGCTGCCCGCGTGTTCGAGCAGGAAGGCATCGGCGCCGCCAGCATCGAAGCGATCGCCGCCGCGGCCGGTTTCACCCGCGGTGCCTTCTACTCCAACTTCAAGAGCAAGGACGAGTTGATCATCGCGATGCTCGAGGACCATGTCGAGCAGTCGGTCCGGCGAAATCTCGACCTGCTCGCGCAGCACACCGATCTGGACGATTTCATTGCGGCGCTGAGGGCCATGGACCGCAGCCGCCAGGATCCTCTCGGCCGCTCGCCGCTCCTGCACATGGAGATGATCCTCTATGTGGCGCGCGCCGAGAAGCGCAGGCCTGAGCTCGCCAAGCGCCTGCGCGCGCGGCGCAAGCTGGTCGCCGATATCGTGGCGGGCGCGCAGGTCGGCGGCATGAAGGTCAAGGACCCGTCCTGGGCCGCGGCCGTGGTGCTGGCGCTGGAAGACGGTTTTCGCCTGCACCGGCTGATCGATCCGGACACCACACCGGCCGACAGCTTTCTGCGTGCCATCGGCGATCTCCGCCGAGCGATGGGACCTTCATCGCGTTGA
- a CDS encoding cytochrome P450 translates to MNEHAQPGTSDPLFNPLAPDFIRDPYPYYDRLRTVDPMHVTPFGSFLASRHAEVSLVMRDKRFGKDFVERSKRRYGPKIMEEPVFRSMSHWMLHADPPDHTRLRGLVVKAFTARRVEDMRPRIQAIVDQTLDEVIDRGHMDLIEDFAFRLPVTIICDMLGIPEDHREVFYKGSRDGGRLLDPVPLSPEEIRQGNAGNLMAQMYFQQLFELRRRNPGEDLTTQLVQAEEDGHKLTNEELTANIILLFGAGHETTVNLIGNGLLALHRNPDQLALLKARPELISNAIEEFLRYDSSVQMTGRVTLEDIDDLGGKRIPKGETVLCLLGSANRDPAVYPDRPDRLDIIRENVKPLSFGGGIHFCLGAQLARIEAEIAINTLLRRLPDLRVDDVENPEWRPTFVLRGLKRLPASW, encoded by the coding sequence ATGAACGAGCATGCGCAGCCGGGAACAAGCGATCCGCTGTTCAATCCGCTGGCCCCCGATTTCATCAGGGATCCCTATCCCTATTACGATCGGCTGCGTACGGTCGATCCGATGCATGTAACCCCGTTCGGTTCCTTCCTGGCGAGCCGGCACGCCGAGGTGAGCCTCGTGATGCGCGACAAGCGCTTCGGCAAGGATTTCGTCGAACGCAGCAAGCGCCGCTACGGTCCCAAGATCATGGAGGAGCCGGTCTTCCGCAGCATGAGCCACTGGATGCTGCACGCCGATCCCCCCGACCACACCCGCCTGCGCGGCCTGGTCGTGAAAGCTTTCACGGCGCGCCGGGTCGAGGACATGCGGCCGCGGATCCAGGCCATCGTCGACCAGACGCTCGACGAGGTGATCGATCGCGGCCACATGGACCTGATCGAGGATTTTGCCTTCCGCCTGCCGGTCACGATCATCTGCGACATGCTTGGCATCCCCGAAGATCACCGCGAGGTGTTCTACAAGGGCTCGCGCGATGGCGGCCGGCTGCTCGATCCCGTACCGCTGTCTCCGGAAGAAATCCGCCAAGGCAACGCCGGCAACCTGATGGCGCAGATGTACTTCCAGCAGCTTTTCGAGCTGCGCCGCCGCAATCCGGGCGAGGACCTCACCACCCAGCTCGTGCAGGCCGAGGAAGATGGGCACAAGCTCACCAATGAGGAATTGACCGCCAACATCATCCTGCTGTTCGGCGCCGGCCACGAGACCACCGTCAATCTCATCGGCAACGGCTTGTTGGCCCTGCATCGCAATCCGGACCAGCTGGCACTGCTCAAGGCCCGGCCGGAGCTGATCAGCAACGCGATCGAGGAGTTCTTGCGCTACGATTCGTCGGTGCAGATGACCGGGCGCGTGACGCTGGAGGACATCGACGATCTCGGCGGCAAGCGGATTCCCAAGGGCGAGACCGTGCTGTGCCTCCTGGGCTCGGCCAACCGGGATCCCGCCGTCTATCCCGACCGCCCCGACCGCCTCGACATCATCAGAGAGAACGTGAAGCCGCTGTCGTTCGGTGGCGGCATCCATTTCTGCCTGGGCGCCCAATTGGCGCGCATCGAGGCCGAGATCGCCATCAACACCCTGCTCAGGCGGCTGCCGGACTTGCGGGTCGACGATGTCGAGAACCCGGAATGGCGGCCGACTTTCGTCCTGCGCGGCCTGAAGCGGCTGCCGGCGAGCTGGTAG
- a CDS encoding AsmA-like C-terminal region-containing protein: MQTTLLGLAIAFIIALLAALIGPYFIDWSRFRPQFEAEATRIIGVPVRVAGQLDARLLPAPTLRLRSVTFGGNNDLGKLRADKLDVEFSLSSLMRGEWRATELTVSGMAAELGLDAKGRVDLPSTASGSFNLASLAIERLNLTGRIALHDAASRTTLELSDIAFAGDVRSLAGSVRGDGNVTVSGTRYPFRVSSGPSPDGSATRLHINIDPGERAILADLEGVLAFDGRLPKFDGALTLAVPPPKDTSKDKPTAASPTPWKLTTKLKADPSLAKFDQIEASFGPEDTALKVAGVGDLKFGAAPLLRANLSARQLDADKLAAKDNTEPLRILPALRAGLAAIPQAPIPAQISFSSEQIMLGGRPLQNIAAELQTDGRSWTFQRLDLRAPGMTQVALNGASPGFDSFSGRLSIESSDPDTLVGWLQGRSEINRRSTKPLRLSGDVTVAANHLAIDKLKAEIEGGAVEGRIAFVQTAANTGSRIDAELKADRLDLDAAASFVRGLAGPQGEWPDEAKLSLDVGRAVSAGQELRPFAAKFGYSPTTLSLEQLQFGQASGVTTEASGSFDRMHATGKLTLKSAANSLSQLTALINPVAPAFSARFDRLDALQGPTRLNLDLSLDKNAEHADRTNARAALDLDAPQLKGRATLSAQVLAAAINGLDLDKLRNSDFTLESKLSAPQASSLLTLFGLDRVVAAGEGASQAEAKVSGAWGRPLQLNAKIAGGGLDADAQGSFELPSPDPKASVNLRVRNANLAPLFGIGAGEKSAQTVNLSSRLTLSGNRLTFDDLDSTASSSHLRGRLVMTLDPEKSIEGEVGLDTLDVVPALSVAIGAAGRDRDQPLAAGLLGGWRGRITFQALRGGLPGGIEMRPFSGMIRNDGQSLALDSLKGGIGGGEMTASIDAREGPNGLSLNARIQLANVDATVLRYRNLAVPKGRASVQMALSAQGRSIAALTGALAGNGTVTLDQAELTGLDPRAFEVAIRASDGGQVADDTRLRQLVEPALSAGRLAIGSAQIPFTIRDGRLRVGATTLEAKNARAIVSGGYDIPADQADIRASLTPIMTGLSGAPPEIQLFAAGPPDKLNRTVDLTPLSSWLAVRTIDRETRRLDAIERGEPPPATAALPRLVSPDAAPELPPLVDVPMPGRDPRRAQPKVKVEPKAAPTPRPPLAAPAAPSPSVSSPSISSPPIASQQVAPLPPPIEVRPAPGPPPARPKPKAPMVLVPQSNP; this comes from the coding sequence GTGCAGACGACGCTGCTCGGATTGGCGATTGCCTTCATCATTGCGCTGCTGGCCGCGCTGATCGGGCCTTACTTCATCGACTGGAGCCGGTTCCGGCCCCAGTTCGAGGCGGAGGCGACCCGGATCATCGGCGTCCCGGTGCGGGTTGCCGGCCAGCTCGATGCGCGGCTGTTGCCGGCGCCGACGCTGCGGCTGCGCTCGGTCACCTTCGGCGGCAACAACGACCTGGGCAAACTGCGCGCCGACAAGCTCGACGTCGAGTTCAGCCTCTCTTCGCTGATGCGCGGCGAATGGCGCGCCACCGAGTTGACGGTCAGCGGCATGGCGGCCGAGCTCGGCCTCGATGCCAAGGGCCGGGTCGACCTGCCGTCGACGGCGAGCGGCAGCTTCAACCTCGCCTCGCTCGCGATCGAGCGGCTGAACCTCACCGGCCGCATCGCGCTTCATGATGCCGCCAGCCGCACGACGCTGGAACTGAGCGACATCGCGTTCGCCGGTGACGTCCGCTCGCTCGCGGGCTCGGTGCGGGGCGACGGCAACGTCACCGTCTCCGGCACGCGCTATCCGTTCCGCGTTTCCTCCGGCCCGAGCCCCGACGGCAGCGCCACCCGTCTCCACATCAATATCGATCCCGGCGAGCGCGCGATCCTGGCCGATCTCGAAGGCGTGCTCGCCTTTGACGGCCGGTTGCCGAAATTCGACGGCGCGCTCACGCTCGCCGTGCCTCCACCCAAGGACACGTCAAAGGACAAGCCGACAGCCGCTTCACCGACGCCCTGGAAGCTCACCACGAAGCTGAAGGCGGATCCGTCGCTTGCGAAGTTCGACCAGATCGAGGCGAGCTTTGGACCTGAAGACACCGCGCTGAAGGTCGCCGGCGTCGGCGACCTCAAATTCGGCGCCGCGCCCCTGCTGCGTGCGAATCTGTCGGCGCGGCAGCTCGATGCCGACAAGCTTGCGGCCAAGGACAACACCGAGCCGCTGCGCATCCTGCCGGCGCTGCGCGCGGGGCTCGCCGCCATTCCGCAGGCTCCGATCCCGGCGCAGATCTCGTTCAGCTCCGAGCAGATCATGCTCGGCGGCCGGCCGCTGCAAAACATTGCCGCGGAGTTGCAGACCGACGGCAGGTCCTGGACGTTCCAGCGGCTCGATCTGCGCGCGCCGGGCATGACCCAGGTCGCGCTCAATGGCGCCAGCCCCGGCTTCGACAGCTTCAGCGGCCGGCTCAGCATCGAATCCAGCGATCCCGATACGCTGGTGGGCTGGCTCCAGGGCCGCAGCGAGATCAATCGCCGCAGCACCAAGCCGCTGCGCCTGAGCGGCGACGTGACGGTCGCCGCCAATCATCTGGCGATCGACAAGCTGAAGGCCGAGATCGAGGGCGGCGCGGTCGAGGGCCGCATCGCCTTCGTGCAGACTGCCGCGAACACGGGCTCGCGGATCGATGCCGAGCTGAAGGCCGACCGGCTCGACCTCGATGCGGCCGCAAGCTTCGTGCGCGGCCTCGCCGGGCCGCAAGGCGAGTGGCCGGACGAGGCAAAACTGTCGCTCGACGTCGGCCGCGCGGTCTCGGCCGGGCAGGAGCTGCGGCCGTTCGCCGCCAAATTCGGCTATAGTCCGACCACGTTGTCGCTGGAGCAGCTGCAGTTCGGCCAGGCGAGCGGCGTGACGACGGAGGCGAGCGGCAGTTTCGATCGTATGCATGCGACCGGCAAGCTGACGCTTAAGTCCGCGGCCAATTCCCTGTCTCAGCTCACAGCCCTGATCAACCCGGTCGCGCCGGCGTTCAGTGCACGTTTCGATCGCCTCGACGCGCTGCAGGGGCCAACGCGCCTGAACCTCGATCTGAGCCTGGACAAGAATGCCGAGCATGCCGATCGCACCAACGCGCGTGCCGCGCTCGATCTCGATGCGCCGCAGTTGAAGGGAAGGGCGACGCTGTCGGCGCAAGTCTTGGCGGCGGCGATCAACGGCCTCGATCTCGACAAGCTGCGCAACAGCGACTTCACGCTGGAGTCAAAACTCTCCGCACCGCAGGCGAGCTCGCTGTTGACCCTGTTCGGCCTCGACCGCGTGGTCGCGGCAGGCGAGGGGGCTTCGCAAGCCGAAGCCAAAGTGAGCGGCGCCTGGGGCCGGCCGCTTCAGCTCAATGCGAAAATCGCGGGCGGTGGACTGGATGCAGACGCGCAGGGCAGCTTCGAATTGCCCTCGCCCGATCCGAAAGCCAGCGTGAACTTGCGCGTCCGCAACGCCAACCTCGCGCCGCTGTTCGGGATCGGTGCGGGCGAGAAGTCGGCACAAACCGTCAACCTGTCCTCGCGCCTGACCTTGTCCGGCAACAGGCTGACCTTCGATGATCTCGACAGCACCGCATCTAGCTCGCACCTGCGCGGCCGTCTTGTGATGACGCTGGACCCGGAGAAGAGCATCGAGGGCGAGGTCGGGCTCGATACGCTCGATGTGGTTCCGGCGCTCAGCGTCGCCATCGGCGCGGCCGGACGCGATAGAGATCAGCCTCTCGCGGCAGGGCTTCTGGGCGGCTGGCGCGGCCGCATCACCTTCCAGGCCCTGCGCGGCGGATTGCCCGGTGGCATCGAGATGCGGCCCTTCAGCGGCATGATCCGCAATGACGGCCAGTCGCTGGCACTGGATTCGCTGAAGGGCGGCATCGGCGGCGGCGAGATGACCGCTAGCATCGACGCGCGCGAAGGCCCCAACGGCCTGTCGCTGAACGCACGCATCCAGCTTGCCAATGTCGATGCGACGGTGCTGCGCTATCGCAATCTCGCCGTCCCCAAGGGCCGCGCGTCGGTGCAGATGGCGCTGTCGGCCCAGGGCCGCAGCATTGCGGCGCTGACCGGCGCGCTCGCCGGCAACGGCACCGTGACGTTGGACCAGGCCGAGCTCACCGGGCTCGATCCGCGCGCTTTCGAGGTCGCGATCCGGGCCAGCGATGGCGGCCAGGTCGCCGACGACACAAGGCTCAGGCAGCTCGTCGAGCCGGCGCTGTCGGCGGGCCGCTTGGCAATCGGCTCGGCGCAGATCCCGTTCACGATCCGCGACGGCCGCCTGCGCGTCGGCGCGACCACGCTGGAAGCAAAGAACGCCCGCGCCATCGTCTCCGGCGGCTACGACATTCCCGCCGACCAGGCCGACATCCGCGCCAGCCTGACGCCGATCATGACCGGCCTCTCCGGCGCGCCTCCCGAAATCCAGCTCTTCGCGGCAGGCCCGCCCGACAAGCTCAACCGCACCGTCGATCTCACGCCGCTGTCCTCGTGGCTGGCGGTACGGACGATCGACCGCGAGACGCGGCGGCTCGATGCCATCGAACGCGGCGAGCCGCCGCCGGCGACTGCGGCATTGCCCCGGCTCGTGTCACCTGACGCCGCGCCCGAGCTACCGCCGCTGGTCGACGTACCGATGCCCGGCCGCGATCCCCGCCGCGCCCAGCCCAAGGTGAAGGTCGAGCCCAAAGCCGCTCCGACACCGCGGCCGCCGCTGGCTGCACCGGCCGCACCGAGTCCTTCGGTCTCGAGTCCGTCGATTTCAAGCCCGCCGATCGCGAGCCAGCAGGTGGCACCGCTTCCGCCGCCGATCGAGGTCAGGCCCGCGCCCGGTCCTCCACCGGCAAGGCCCAAGCCGAAAGCGCCGATGGTCCTGGTGCCGCAGTCCAATCCCTAA
- a CDS encoding DUF2336 domain-containing protein, with protein MNEAKSLLQDLDDAIARGTNESRARALWHATDLLITGRYRDDEISMFGEVIGKLADEIEVVARAQLSELMVACDHAPLNVLHQLAFDDEIAVAGPVLRESDRLDEKMLVENALTKGQDHLLAISQRKSIGEAVTDVLVKRGNQEVVTSVAKNEGARFSGSSLLHMVRRAEGDSILAEQLGLRKDVPRHVFQQLIAKASEDVRRRLESERPEMMSQIQSSVTDVTGDLQSKFGPSSRSYFVAKRVVTTQHRQGNLNQDSISNYARQHRFDEVQIGLSLLSALPVDVIERALMDRNREMLLVLCKALDFAWDTTMSLLFLGAKDHLITARELKDSEREFGRLKIETSRSILKFYQSRKNSTAADPAAGRQAELHMH; from the coding sequence ATGAACGAAGCGAAATCGCTTCTGCAGGATTTGGATGACGCGATTGCGCGCGGCACCAACGAAAGCCGTGCACGTGCGTTGTGGCACGCGACCGACCTGTTGATCACCGGCCGCTACCGCGACGACGAAATCAGCATGTTCGGCGAGGTGATCGGCAAGCTCGCGGACGAGATCGAGGTCGTGGCGCGGGCGCAGCTCTCGGAGCTGATGGTCGCCTGCGACCACGCCCCGCTCAACGTGCTGCATCAGCTCGCCTTCGACGACGAGATCGCGGTCGCCGGCCCCGTGCTGCGCGAGTCCGACCGGCTCGACGAGAAGATGCTTGTCGAGAACGCCCTGACCAAGGGACAAGACCACCTGCTCGCGATCTCGCAGCGCAAGTCGATCGGCGAAGCCGTGACGGATGTACTGGTCAAGCGCGGCAACCAGGAGGTCGTGACTTCGGTCGCGAAGAACGAGGGCGCGCGCTTCTCGGGCTCGAGCCTGTTGCACATGGTCCGGCGCGCCGAGGGCGATTCGATCCTCGCCGAGCAGCTCGGCCTGCGCAAGGACGTGCCCCGGCACGTCTTCCAGCAGCTCATCGCCAAGGCGTCGGAGGACGTCCGCCGCCGGCTCGAGAGCGAACGGCCGGAGATGATGTCGCAGATCCAGAGCTCGGTGACTGACGTTACCGGCGACCTGCAGTCGAAATTCGGGCCTTCGTCGCGCAGTTATTTCGTCGCCAAGCGCGTAGTGACGACGCAGCATCGCCAGGGCAACCTCAACCAGGATTCGATCTCGAACTATGCGCGCCAGCATCGTTTCGACGAGGTGCAGATCGGCCTATCGCTGCTCTCGGCGCTGCCGGTCGACGTGATCGAGCGCGCGCTGATGGACCGCAATCGCGAGATGCTGCTGGTGCTGTGCAAGGCGCTGGATTTCGCGTGGGACACGACGATGTCGCTCCTGTTCCTCGGCGCCAAGGATCATCTCATCACCGCGCGCGAGCTCAAGGACAGCGAGCGCGAGTTCGGCAGGCTCAAGATCGAGACCTCGCGCAGCATCCTGAAATTCTACCAGTCGCGCAAGAACAGCACTGCTGCCGATCCCGCGGCCGGCCGTCAGGCCGAGCTGCACATGCACTGA
- a CDS encoding sulfatase-like hydrolase/transferase, with product MRLTLTQGRCFYSTFMASLIDPASWRQFNGLALSDIANEPLPLKEAMPARSSERPDIIVIQHESIFDPRIFGLPIEPIVEAFLSPADGEFGRLNVDIFGGGSWQSEFSLLTGLSSASFGSSAYYLFKKGAGRFHSSLPRSLASLGYRTTLTSSCRRNFLDYDEFYGSIGIDERIFIDDFPPPFDIRRFEATNSDAMFLEAVIDAHAKRIANDPSPQFLYVLTNFNHGPHDRRLVPSGQFERERAFAMANLPDAGYAEYYARLVETASTWQKLKERLASSIAGRPVLVMHYGDHQPVLTRRIDRHLEGSVDSRRPFRTFYAIEAFNIPHLAPGPGADLDIAFLGTVALQRAGLPLDPIFATRASLLDDCGNTYFASASERKRRFHRTLVNRGLIDLKPRVQHAR from the coding sequence TTGCGGCTGACGCTGACGCAAGGACGGTGCTTCTATTCCACCTTCATGGCCTCGCTCATCGACCCTGCATCCTGGCGGCAGTTCAATGGGCTGGCTCTGAGCGATATCGCGAACGAACCGCTGCCGCTGAAGGAGGCGATGCCTGCGCGCTCCAGCGAACGTCCGGACATTATCGTCATCCAGCACGAGTCGATCTTCGACCCGCGCATTTTTGGCCTGCCGATCGAGCCAATCGTCGAAGCGTTCCTGTCTCCGGCAGACGGGGAATTTGGTCGGCTCAACGTGGACATCTTCGGTGGCGGCTCGTGGCAGTCGGAATTCAGCCTGCTGACCGGTCTTTCGAGTGCAAGCTTCGGTTCGAGTGCCTACTACCTCTTCAAGAAAGGCGCCGGCCGATTCCACAGCAGCCTCCCGCGCTCGTTGGCATCGCTCGGCTACAGGACGACACTCACATCGAGCTGTCGTCGCAACTTTCTCGACTACGATGAATTCTACGGCTCGATCGGCATCGACGAACGCATCTTCATCGACGATTTTCCGCCGCCTTTTGATATCAGACGATTCGAGGCGACAAATTCGGATGCAATGTTCCTCGAAGCGGTGATCGATGCTCATGCCAAGAGGATTGCCAACGACCCGTCACCTCAATTTCTCTATGTGCTGACCAACTTCAATCACGGTCCGCATGATCGGCGGCTGGTGCCGTCCGGGCAGTTTGAAAGGGAGCGCGCCTTTGCCATGGCGAACCTTCCCGATGCCGGATATGCCGAATATTACGCGCGACTCGTGGAGACCGCCTCGACCTGGCAAAAGCTGAAAGAGAGGCTGGCAAGCAGTATTGCGGGGCGCCCCGTTCTCGTCATGCACTATGGGGACCACCAACCCGTATTGACGAGACGGATCGATCGGCACCTCGAGGGCTCGGTCGATAGCCGGCGTCCGTTTCGCACATTCTATGCGATCGAGGCTTTCAATATCCCCCACCTTGCCCCCGGACCGGGCGCGGACCTTGACATCGCTTTTCTTGGAACCGTCGCTTTGCAACGAGCGGGCCTCCCGCTTGATCCGATATTCGCCACGCGTGCGAGCTTACTGGACGATTGCGGAAACACCTACTTTGCATCGGCTTCCGAACGGAAACGTCGATTCCACCGCACGCTCGTGAATCGGGGCTTGATAGACTTGAAGCCGCGCGTTCAGCACGCCCGCTAG
- the cax gene encoding calcium/proton exchanger, with amino-acid sequence MNLLLKEIRHSPLLWMLIFVPVVIALERIMPDAHTLLFVLAVIAIVPLASLLSHATEAVAEKTGDAVGGLLNATLGNLTELIIAITALQAGQYMLVKASIAGAIVTNSLFMLGASLFLGGLRHRVQEYNRAGGRLYSALLLMATIALLSPSAVADLNFPGSQATVQRLSAALAVLLIAAYGLSLLFSLKTHKELFASSDHGEAAGPTLPVGVAVPTLGVVTVLVALVSEIFVESVQKAAETLGMSPAFVGFIVVALVGAAAEMAVAFAAARRNRLDLSVSIALGSAAQIALFVAPVLVLLSYVVGPQPMDLQFWPGAVTMVMIATVVTCFITNGGRSAWFIGALLLCIYAIFAMTLYMVPPGSHGPV; translated from the coding sequence ATAGCCCGCTTCTGTGGATGTTGATCTTCGTGCCGGTGGTGATCGCGCTCGAGCGCATCATGCCGGACGCGCATACGCTGCTGTTCGTGCTGGCCGTGATTGCCATTGTTCCGCTCGCGAGCCTGCTCAGCCATGCAACGGAGGCCGTGGCCGAGAAGACCGGTGATGCAGTCGGCGGCTTGTTGAATGCCACGCTTGGCAATCTCACGGAGCTGATCATCGCCATCACTGCATTGCAGGCCGGTCAGTACATGCTGGTGAAAGCCTCGATCGCGGGCGCCATCGTGACCAACTCGTTATTCATGCTGGGCGCATCCCTGTTTCTGGGCGGGCTGAGGCACCGCGTGCAGGAATACAACCGAGCGGGCGGCAGGCTCTATTCCGCGCTGCTCCTGATGGCCACGATTGCCCTGTTGTCGCCCTCCGCCGTTGCCGATCTCAACTTTCCCGGAAGCCAGGCGACGGTGCAGCGCCTGAGTGCCGCCTTGGCGGTCCTGCTGATTGCAGCCTACGGCCTCAGCCTGCTGTTCTCGCTGAAGACGCACAAGGAGCTGTTCGCGAGCAGCGACCATGGCGAGGCAGCCGGCCCGACGCTGCCGGTCGGGGTCGCCGTTCCGACGCTGGGGGTCGTTACCGTGCTGGTTGCGCTCGTGAGCGAGATTTTCGTCGAGTCGGTGCAGAAGGCGGCCGAAACGCTCGGCATGAGCCCGGCGTTCGTCGGATTCATCGTCGTTGCCCTGGTCGGCGCTGCAGCCGAGATGGCTGTGGCATTTGCTGCGGCACGCCGGAACAGGCTCGATTTGAGCGTGAGTATCGCGCTGGGGAGCGCGGCGCAGATCGCCTTGTTCGTCGCACCCGTTCTTGTGCTCCTCAGCTACGTTGTCGGGCCGCAGCCCATGGACCTCCAATTCTGGCCGGGAGCAGTGACCATGGTCATGATCGCCACGGTGGTGACGTGCTTCATCACCAATGGCGGACGATCGGCCTGGTTCATCGGCGCGCTCCTGCTCTGCATCTACGCGATCTTCGCGATGACGCTCTACATGGTCCCGCCGGGTTCGCACGGCCCGGTCTAG